GTAGTATCTTCACGAATAGCCCGGGCAAACGCTTCAAACTCAGCAATGTACTGGTCTGTGGGGCTAAGCTTAACCTCCCTCGTGCCTATGCTGGTAGTCACTGTCACCCTCGCCGCTACATCTGCCGGAGTGTTAAACGGAATCTCGATAGAAATCACTCCACCACTACCGTGTACCGTAACCTGCTGATAGGGAAAAGTCTGCGTACCCACCGTAAACTGCGCCCGCGCTTCGCCAAAGTCTAACGTGCCCGAAGACAGTATGTCCGTCTTAAAATCAGCATGTTCAGTAAGTAAGCTTAGCACTCGCTGGGGTTCAGCTTGCAATAAAAACCGGCTAACCGATATCGCGTAGCAACCAATATCGTACAGTGCCCCACCGCCTTTATCCGACTGATTACGAATGTTATTAGCATCAGCGTTGGTGTACCCAAAAAACGTTTGCACCAACTGCACGTTGCCAATCTCCCGCATCCGAATTAACTCCAAAGCGTGCTGCCACTGCGGATGAAAGCGGTACATAAAGGCCTCCATAACCTTCACGCCCTTTGCTTCGGCATACTCTACCGCTTCCTGAGCCTCCTGTGCGGATAGAGCAATGGGCTTTTCGCACAAAATGTGTTTCCCAGCATCAGCGGCTTTCTTTATCCATTCGGCATGAACATGATTAGGTAACGGAATGTACAATGCTTCAATAGCTTCATCGGCTAATAATTCTTCGTAGGAACCGTAAGCATTTGTAATTCCGTAGGCATCGGCAGCCTCCTGCGATCGCTCTAATGAACGGGAAGCAATACCCTGCCACTTAATAAGCGGGGACTTGGCCGTAGGAATGGCAATTTTTTTCTTAAAGAAACCGGATACTCCGAGTACCCCAAATTTAACTACTTGCATAGATTCAATGTGTTATGGTGTTGAAATTAACGTAAAACTCCTACAGAAAGAAGTATAACACCATAACGCTTCGCACCGTAATACACTTTATATTTTCTAAGTTATCGCACTATGTCACTACACTATATTAGTCAAAAGCCTCGCGCGGCCTCCAAAAACCCACCACTGATAGTATTATTGCACGGTTTAGGAAGTAATGAGCGCGATTTGTTCTCATTTGCCCCCTACCTAGATCCTCGCTATTTGGTTGTCAGCGTGCAAGCTCCCTTGCCCTACGGCCACGGCGGCTATGCCTGGTTTACTATTGATTTTTCTAAAGGCGTTCCTCAACCGAATGTAGAACAAGTGAAAGAAGCTCGTCAGCAGTTCACGCAGTTTCTAGACGAAATTATACAAAAGTTCCAGCCTAACCCGAATCATGTTTACCTAGTCGGCTTTAGCCAAGGTGCCATGATGAGCTACGCCACTGCTCTGGCTACTCCGGAAAAGATAACGGGGCTAGTGGCCATGAGCGGATATATTCTCAACGAGACTACACCTCAAGAAGCAATTACAACTATCCATCAGCAGCTAAAAATATTGGCGACCCACGGTACCAATGATGCGGTGCTACCGATTTTCTTGGGACGTTCAGCGGCCGATTATCTTCAGCAACAGCAATTCAACTATGAGTTTAAAGAATACGCTATGGGGCACGAGGTAAATCAATCTTGTTTCGCTGATGTGAAACAGTGGTTAGATCAGCAGGTAGGGGATTTATAATGTATTCAGGTATTATTGTGCGAGTTGTTATAGTGTTTTAGTGCTTTAGTGTTCGGGTGTTCAAAGTTAACCTCGTCATGAATACTCTAACACTTCGCACCTGAACACGTCATGTATAATCTTCTCCTTTCTGCTCTTCGGCTTCCTTCATAATATGCTTCAACTGTTCTACTTCTGACTTCGGACAAATTAACAGCACGTCGGGGCTATCGGCTACCAAGTAGTCGTGCAGGCTATGGACGATAATTAATTTTCCGTCGGTACTTTTAATAAAACAATTCTTACTTTGGATAGAAAGAGCATTGGCTTCTATGGTGTTTTCTCCGTTCCCCAATGTTTTTAATGAGAACAGCGCGTGCCAGGAGTCAATTGCTGACCAGTCGAAATTGCCCAGCAGTACGTAGTGATTATTAGTTTTTTCCAAAATACCGTAGCTAAGTGCCGTATTTTTGCACTGCGAATAAGCATTTTTTAAAAAAAGAGATTCGTCATCAGTACCATATTGCTGCACGCCACCCGAAAATACTTCCGCCACCTCGGGAAGGTGCGTTTCTACTGCTTCAATAATCGCGTTTACGTGCCAAACGTAGATATCGGTGTTCCACACAAAATCGCCACTATTAACAAATAAGTTAGCTAGCTCAATTTGAGGTTTATCAGTAAGCGTTTTTATTTTTTTGATGGATCCGCTACTGTTGTAATGGTACTGAATATAGCGATAGCGCGTTTCAGGCTTAGAGGGCTTGATGCCTATAACCAGTAATTTTTTCGGATCAGCCGCTGCTGTTTCCAAGGCTTTGCCCATGTCTCGCAAGAAAGCAATCTCGCCAAAAATAGCGTGATCAGCAGGCATCATGGTAATAACAGTAGAAGAATCTAACTGCCGGATTTTATAGGCAGCGTACGCGGCACAAACTGCCGCCCCCCGGTTAGTAGGTTCAATAAGAATCTGCTGCTTGGGTAGTTGGGGAAGCTGCTCCCTCACTAAATTAGCGTAAGGCTCAGTGGTAGCTACCATAATTCTTTTTTCGTCGCAAAGAGCCGTACACCGTTCATAGGTCAGTTGAAGTAACGACTTTCCGGTACCTAGTAAATCTAAAAATGGCTTAGGCGTATTTTTGCGGCTAAACGGCCAGAAGTCTGACGTGGCATGACTGCCCGTAGTGATAACCACAAAATTGTTATTCCTTGCCATAATAAAGTATAAACTCCCACTGTTTTGGCTAGCGAATATAACTTTCGGCAGTGCAGAAAGCAACCCTTTGCGCTTTCCTTACCAAGATTTTTGTTTGAAAATTTTTTAACAAAAGAACAAATTCACTATATATTTTGTAATGATTCGGCAAACTATTATCTTCAAAAAAGTATTAATTTCCAGAAAGACCAACGGTCGAGAATGGCGTTGGTTTTTTTACGTAACTTACCTACTTACTTACTAATGGTAGAGCAAACGATTGATCTACAAGCTGCCCTTAAACAATATTTTGGCTTCAATCATTTTCGCGGAAACCAGGAAGCCATCATTGAGAATATTCTCAACCGCCGTAATACATTCGTAATCATGCCAACGGGTGCTGGGAAATCACTCTGCTACCAGTTACCAGCACTGTTGCAATCGGGAACGGCGATTGTTATTTCCCCGCTAATCGCCCTGATGAAAAATCAGGTAGATCAACTAAATGGCTTTAATATTGATGCTCGGTTTCTCAACTCAACCCTGAGTAAAACCGAAATCAATAGGGTCAGAAACGATACGTTGAAGGGAAAAACAAAACTACTGTACGTAGCTCCGGAGTCGCTGACTAAGGAGGAGAATATTAAATTCCTGCGCGAAGCTGATATTTCTTTTGTAGCCGTCGATGAAGCCCACTGTATCTCCGAATGGGGACATGATTTCCGGCCGGAATACCGACGAATAAAATACATTATCTCTCAGTTGAAAGACAATGTTCCGGTGATTGCCCTGACGGCTACCGCTACCCCGAAGGTGCAGTTGGATATTCAACGGAACCTTCAGATGGAAGAAGCAGACTTATTTAAGTCCTCCTTTAACCGCCCTAATCTGTTTTATGACGTTCGTCCGAAAACGCAGATCAAAAAGCAGCTTATCAAATTTATTAAGCAGTATCCGGGTAAATCGGGCATTATTTACTGCTTAAGCCGCAAAAAGGTAGAAGAGATCGCTGAATTTCTTCAGGTAAACGGCATTAAAGCTGCCCCTTACCACGCTGGGTTGGATGCCAATGTTCGGGTGCAAAACCAAGATGCCTTTCTCAACGAAGATGTGGACGTGATTGTGGCTACCATTGCCTTCGGAATGGGCATTGATAAACCGGATGTGCGCTTTGTCATTCATTACAATGTACCCAAATCGTTAGAAGGGTACTACCAGGAAACCGGCCGGGCTGGGCGCGACGGACGAGAGGCTCGCTGCTTGATGTTCTACAGTTACAGCGACATTCTTAAGCTAGAGAAATTTAATAAAGATAAAACCGTAACCGAGCGGGATAATGCTCGCCACCTGCTGGGCGAAATGATTGCCTATTCCGAATCAGCGGTATGCCGAAAAAGGCAACTGCTGCATTATTTTGGCGAATATCTTCCTGAAAATTGTGGTTTCTGCGATAACTGCGTAAACCCCAAGGAACAGTACGAAGGCCAGGATCTGATAACGGTAGCCTTACAAGCAGTACAGCAAACGAACGAACGCTTTGGAATTAACCATGTGGTAGATGTGGTGCGAGGCTCAGCCAACCAGTACGTAAAAAGCTACAAGCACGATCAGCTTCCGGTGTATGGTCAGGGTAAAGGTGAACCAGCAGAGCGCTGGAGTTCAGTGCTGCGACAGGCTCTGATTGCTGAATTAC
This region of Tunicatimonas pelagia genomic DNA includes:
- a CDS encoding Gfo/Idh/MocA family protein, translated to MQVVKFGVLGVSGFFKKKIAIPTAKSPLIKWQGIASRSLERSQEAADAYGITNAYGSYEELLADEAIEALYIPLPNHVHAEWIKKAADAGKHILCEKPIALSAQEAQEAVEYAEAKGVKVMEAFMYRFHPQWQHALELIRMREIGNVQLVQTFFGYTNADANNIRNQSDKGGGALYDIGCYAISVSRFLLQAEPQRVLSLLTEHADFKTDILSSGTLDFGEARAQFTVGTQTFPYQQVTVHGSGGVISIEIPFNTPADVAARVTVTTSIGTREVKLSPTDQYIAEFEAFARAIREDTTVPTPPTDAVKNMRVLDALFESSRTGGWVAL
- a CDS encoding alpha/beta hydrolase → MSLHYISQKPRAASKNPPLIVLLHGLGSNERDLFSFAPYLDPRYLVVSVQAPLPYGHGGYAWFTIDFSKGVPQPNVEQVKEARQQFTQFLDEIIQKFQPNPNHVYLVGFSQGAMMSYATALATPEKITGLVAMSGYILNETTPQEAITTIHQQLKILATHGTNDAVLPIFLGRSAADYLQQQQFNYEFKEYAMGHEVNQSCFADVKQWLDQQVGDL
- a CDS encoding mannose-1-phosphate guanylyltransferase codes for the protein MARNNNFVVITTGSHATSDFWPFSRKNTPKPFLDLLGTGKSLLQLTYERCTALCDEKRIMVATTEPYANLVREQLPQLPKQQILIEPTNRGAAVCAAYAAYKIRQLDSSTVITMMPADHAIFGEIAFLRDMGKALETAAADPKKLLVIGIKPSKPETRYRYIQYHYNSSGSIKKIKTLTDKPQIELANLFVNSGDFVWNTDIYVWHVNAIIEAVETHLPEVAEVFSGGVQQYGTDDESLFLKNAYSQCKNTALSYGILEKTNNHYVLLGNFDWSAIDSWHALFSLKTLGNGENTIEANALSIQSKNCFIKSTDGKLIIVHSLHDYLVADSPDVLLICPKSEVEQLKHIMKEAEEQKGEDYT
- the recQ gene encoding DNA helicase RecQ yields the protein MVEQTIDLQAALKQYFGFNHFRGNQEAIIENILNRRNTFVIMPTGAGKSLCYQLPALLQSGTAIVISPLIALMKNQVDQLNGFNIDARFLNSTLSKTEINRVRNDTLKGKTKLLYVAPESLTKEENIKFLREADISFVAVDEAHCISEWGHDFRPEYRRIKYIISQLKDNVPVIALTATATPKVQLDIQRNLQMEEADLFKSSFNRPNLFYDVRPKTQIKKQLIKFIKQYPGKSGIIYCLSRKKVEEIAEFLQVNGIKAAPYHAGLDANVRVQNQDAFLNEDVDVIVATIAFGMGIDKPDVRFVIHYNVPKSLEGYYQETGRAGRDGREARCLMFYSYSDILKLEKFNKDKTVTERDNARHLLGEMIAYSESAVCRKRQLLHYFGEYLPENCGFCDNCVNPKEQYEGQDLITVALQAVQQTNERFGINHVVDVVRGSANQYVKSYKHDQLPVYGQGKGEPAERWSSVLRQALIAELLEKDIENIGTIKLTAKGKDFLQNPHSLMLSKNHVFEDVTESEENDGTLGQSNPAGYGKSYDDNLFKQLRQLRKDIAKHKNVPPYVVFQEPSLEEMATTYPTTKEEMAGINGVGMGKVHKYGSPFLKMIEEYVAENDIATASDVLIKSTVNKSKNKIVIIQQIDKKVDFEEIASTLNLSMEELIGEIEHICYSGTKLSIDYYLDQFLDEEHIDELHDYFLNAESDRISSANEEFDGDYTEEELRLFRIKFLSEYAN